In a genomic window of Gossypium arboreum isolate Shixiya-1 chromosome 9, ASM2569848v2, whole genome shotgun sequence:
- the LOC108455676 gene encoding uncharacterized protein LOC108455676, with protein sequence MAEGFLGSSMAMVDIGDKYLNELLSNSLFQDVQKNTCGNILTFKMHDSVHDLSLSVSKFDTLLFRENSSLTLNECSHIRHLNVGCDGEPLPEILTAVAPKVYSLFSEIDVSKKLSKSFTRLRVLKFVCATNICELPDSLGELKHLRYLGISWTSIKTLPKSTTKLYNLQTLRLLGLLRLTFPYGLENLISLKHLYFDRKELQPVNIGNLTCLQTLPIFFVGSERGRSIKELGSLKELRGELKICHLGGSDSGSSGYNSEEVMEGLQPHTNLQSLTVSNYQGESFPSWMLRPVGDSNTGLFLLNNLMELNFFDCINCESLPPLGQLHNLQFLELRNLKKVKRMGNEFYCNEGIDGMNKVIKVFPALKKLTLEKMGSLEEWTAMAATKTFMFPCLEELDICDCPFLKSVPLTGQYCPNLSWIPDLEGFSSLQNLSIDSCKELEVLPITGGCSSLEKLRILGCEKLSKIGDGLFSSTCLKELYLCHCSNLSSIPDLEGCFSLKILSINSCNKLEVLPVTGRCSSLEKLSISGCEKLSKIGDGLFTSSLQNLSIDSCNELEVLSLPGRCSSLEKFSIFGCEKLSKIGDGLSACACLNELGLYNCPNLSSIPNLEGFSSLQSLSINRCNELEVLPITGRCSSIEKLRISSCKNISKIGDGLSTSTCLKELYLYLCSNLSLIPDLEGFSSLQNLSIDSCNELEVLPITGRCSSLEKLRISSCKNMTKIGDGLSTSTYLKELDLYLCSNLSLIPDLEGFSSLQNLSIDSCNELEVLPITGRCSSLEKLRISSCKNMTKIGDGLSTSTYLKELDLYLCSNLSWIPDLEGFSSLQNLSIDSCKELASFPLKAPLSSLKKLRIHDCPNLKPIPSLDGLSSLTELEVNKVGEGWSCLLPNMLRSNTSLCSLTILNLPDLIRIPDDSLGRLNCLGKLAIGGFSEELQEFPCLSSFQYLSASLRVLELTGWEKLKSLPPQLQFLSALEELTILEFQGIEAFPEWLGNLSSLRHLYLSGFGKLKSLPHQLQLPTALEDLTMWGFHEIEALPDSFRNLSSLRCLRIWSCNKLMYLPSVDAMGSLSKLETIDIFMCPQLETRCERESGPEWSKISHIPHICINYRMI encoded by the exons ATGGCTGAAGGATTTCTTGGCAGCTCTATGGCAATGGTGGATATTGGTGACAAATACTTGAATGAATTGTTATCAAACTCATTGTTTCAAGATGTCCAGAAGAACACCTGCGGGAATATTCTTACATTCAAAATGCACGACTCGGTGCATGATTTATCTTTGTCCGTGTCAAAGTTTGATACTTTGTTGTTTCGAGAAAATTCCAGTCTCACCCTTAATGAGTGTTCTCATATCCGTCATCTCAATGTTGGATGTGATGGGGAACCATTACCAGAAATTTTAACTGCGGTTGCTCCAAAAGTATACTCGTTGTTTTCAGAGATTGATGTGTCCAAGAAACTATCAAAAAGCTTCACAAGATTAAGAGTCCTAAAGTTTGTTTGTGCTACTAATATTTGTGAGTTGCCAGATTCCCTTGGAGAATTGAAGCACTTGAGGTATTTGGGCATCTCATGGACTTCTATCAAAACACTGCCTAAGTCCACAACCAAACTTTACAATCTGCAAACATTGAGGCTTTTAGGTTTACTGAGACTCACCTTTCCGTATGGATTGGAAAATCTGATAAGCTTGAagcacttgtattttgatagaaaAGAACTTCAGCCAGTTAATATTGGAAACCTAACTTGTCTTCAAACATTACCCATATTTTTTGTGGGTTCAGAAAGGGGACGTTCGATTAAGGAGTTAGGATCCCTAAAGGAACTGCGTGGAGAACTGAAGATATGCCATCTTGGGG GGAGTGATAGTGGGAGTAGTGGTTATAACAGTGAGGAAGTGATGGAAGGTCTCCAACCCCACACAAATTTGCAAAGCTTAACTGTTAGCAATTATCAAGGTGAAAGCTTTCCCTCATGGATGTTAAGACCTGTTGGTGATTCTAATACTGGTTTGTTTTTGCTTAACAATTTGATGGAGCTAAATTTTTTCGATTGCATCAACTGTGAAAGTCTTCCACCTCTGGGCCAATTGCATAATCTTCAGTTTCTTGAGTTGAGAAATCTGAAGAAAGTGAAACGCATGGGTAATGAATTTTATTGCAACGAAGGTATTGATGGTATGAATAAGGTGATCAAGGTGTTTCCTGCATTAAAAAAATTAACCTTAGAGAAGATGGGAAGTCTAGAAGAATGGACAGCAATGGCGGCCACAAAGACGTTCATGTTTCCTTGCTTGGAGGAGCTGGATATTTGTGATTGTCCCTTCTTGAAAAGTGTTCCACTAACGGGGCAAT ATTGTCCTAATTTAAGTTGGATTCCGGATTTGGAAGGATTTTCCTCTCTTCAAAATCTGTCAATTGATAGCTGCAAGGAATTGGAAGTTCTTCCTATAACCGGAGGTTGTTCATCTCTTGAAAAGCTTAGGATTTTGGGTTGTGAAAAATTAAGCAAGATCGGAGACGGATTATTTAGCTCCACTTGTCTCAAAGAATTATATCTATGTCATTGTTCTAATTTAAGTTCGATTCCAGATTTGGAAGGATGTTTCTCTCTTAAAATTCTGTCAATTAATAGCTGCAACAAATTGGAAGTTCTTCCGGTAACAGGAAGATGTTCATCTCTTGAAAAGCTTAGCATTTCCGGTTGCGAAAAATTAAGCAAGATCGGAGACGGATTATTTACCTCCTCTCTTCAAAATCTGTCAATTGATAGTTGCAACGAATTAGAAGTTCTTTCATTACCCGGAAGGTGTTCATCTCTTGAAAAGTTTAGCATTTTTGGTTGCGAAAAATTAAGCAAGATTGGAGACGGATTATCTGCCTGCGCTTGTCTCAATGAATTAGGTCTATATAATTGTCCTAATTTAAGTTCGATTCCAAATTTGGAAGGATTTTCCTCTCTTCAGAGCCTGTCAATTAATAGGTGCAATGAATTGGAAGTTCTTCCAATAACTGGAAGATGTTCATCTATTGAAAAGCTTAGAATTTCCAGTTGCAAAAATATAAGCAAGATCGGAGACGGATTATCTACCTCCACTTGTCTCAAAGAATTATATCTATATCTTTGTTCTAATTTAAGTTTGATTCCAGATTTGGAAGGATTTTCCTCTCTTCAAAATCTATCAATTGATAGCTGCAACGAATTGGAAGTTCTTCCCATAACAGGAAGATGTTCATCTCTTGAAAAGCTTAGAATTTCCAGTTGCAAAAATATGACCAAGATCGGAGACGGATTATCTACCTCCACTTATCTTAAAGAATTAGATCTATATCTTTGTTCTAATTTAAGTTTGATTCCAGATTTGGAAGGATTTTCCTCTCTTCAAAATCTATCAATTGATAGCTGCAACGAATTGGAAGTTCTTCCCATAACAGGAAGATGTTCATCTCTTGAAAAGCTTAGAATTTCCAGTTGCAAAAATATGACCAAGATCGGAGACGGATTATCTACCTCCACTTATCTTAAAGAATTAGATCTATATCTTTGTTCTAATTTAAGTTGGATTCCAGATTTGGAAGGATTTTCCTCTCTTCAAAATCTGTCAATTGATAGCTGCAAGGAATTGGCGAGTTTTCCACTAAAAGCACCACTGTCATCCCTTAAAAAATTAAGGATACATGATTGCCCTAATTTGAAGCCCATTCCAAGTTTAGATGGACTCTCTTCTCTCACAGAATTAGAAGTTAACAAAGTAGGCGAAGGATGGAGTTGTCTGCTACCAAATATGTTGCGATCCAATACTTCCCTTTGCAGTCTAACAATATTAAATTTGCCTGATCTGATACGGATTCCAGATGACAGCCTTGGTAGGCTTAATTGCTTGGGAAAATTAGCCATTGGTGGTTTCTCAGAAGAGCTGCAAGAATTCCCATGTCTCAGTTCCTTTCAATATCTCAGTGCCTCTCTTCGAGTTCTAGAGTTGACTGGTTGGGAAAAGCTTAAGAGTCTTCCTCCGCAACTTCAATTCCTCTCTGCCCTTGAAGAATTGACGATATTAGAGTTTCAAGGAATAGAAGCCTTTCCAGAGTGGTTGGGAAATCTCTCTTCTTTAAGGCATCTATATTTAAGTGGTTTTGGAAAGCTAAAGAGTCTTCCTCACCAACTCCAACTCCCCACTGCCCTTGAAGATTTGACTATGTGGGGGTTTCATGAAATAGAAGCCTTGCCAGACTCGTTCAGAAATCTCTCTTCTCTAAGGTGTCTGCGTATCTGGTCATGCAATAAGCTCATGTACCTGCCTTCTGTAGATGCTATGGGGAGCCTCTCCAAATTAGAAACAATTGACATTTTTATGTGTCCTCAATTAGAGACAAGATGTGAGAGGGAGAGCGGCCCTGAATGGTCCAAGATTTCCCACATTCCacatatatgtattaattatagGAT GATTTAG